In the Kaistella sp. 97-N-M2 genome, one interval contains:
- a CDS encoding glycosyltransferase, with protein MKKISILFILPDLETGGAERIVTTIANHLPRSKFQPAILLLRKEGGFLDILKEDVEIIDIKTPRIRHSLLPILKQIRKRKPDVVFCGFGEVNAYLALFIRFFPKIKFIARETNVVSKHVTRKEIRFFYKFYNNFDRIICQSDDMQNDLVENFNVKKEKVVKINNPVDFDFIKGKLAISEKPKFFKGDFNNVVAIGNLSSRKGFDNLLKVFSHLKNDTILLHILGEGHDKKLLHQMKNDLGLENVSFHGQQKNPYEFLKFADLFILSSRYEGFPNVLLEAGACGTYSLANNCPGGITEIIQPNINGESSNIENHHEFSNKIRRILNEKHDSDAIKNSISSRFSKNFILEKYEKLFEDIVS; from the coding sequence ATGAAAAAAATTTCCATACTTTTTATTCTTCCGGATCTCGAAACCGGCGGCGCCGAAAGAATTGTCACCACAATTGCAAATCATTTGCCCCGATCCAAGTTTCAGCCCGCAATTCTCCTACTGCGCAAAGAAGGCGGTTTTTTAGATATTTTGAAAGAAGATGTAGAAATCATCGACATAAAAACTCCCCGAATTAGGCATTCCTTACTTCCAATTTTAAAGCAGATCCGCAAAAGAAAACCCGATGTTGTTTTCTGTGGTTTTGGCGAAGTCAACGCGTATTTGGCTTTATTTATCAGGTTTTTTCCGAAAATAAAATTTATCGCCAGAGAAACCAATGTTGTTTCGAAACACGTTACCAGAAAAGAAATCCGGTTTTTTTATAAGTTTTACAATAATTTTGACAGAATCATTTGCCAGAGCGACGATATGCAAAATGATCTCGTCGAAAATTTTAACGTTAAAAAAGAGAAAGTAGTTAAGATCAACAATCCGGTCGATTTTGACTTTATTAAAGGAAAACTCGCGATTTCAGAAAAGCCCAAATTTTTTAAAGGTGATTTTAACAATGTGGTTGCCATCGGAAACCTCTCTAGCAGAAAGGGTTTTGATAATTTGTTGAAAGTTTTCAGTCACTTAAAAAATGATACAATTCTGCTTCATATTTTAGGCGAGGGCCATGACAAAAAATTGCTTCACCAAATGAAAAATGATCTCGGTTTAGAAAATGTCAGTTTTCACGGACAACAAAAAAATCCGTATGAATTTTTAAAGTTTGCAGATTTGTTTATTCTCTCCTCCCGGTACGAAGGTTTTCCGAACGTTTTACTGGAAGCAGGAGCTTGCGGTACGTATTCTTTAGCCAACAATTGTCCGGGCGGAATTACCGAAATTATTCAGCCCAACATTAATGGTGAAAGTTCCAATATTGAAAACCACCACGAGTTCTCAAATAAAATCAGGCGTATTCTTAATGAAAAGCATGATTCTGACGCAATTAAAAATTCAATCTCATCCCGATTTTCAAAAAATTTTATTTTAGAAAAATACGAGAAGCTTTTTGAGGATATAGTTAGTTAA
- the recQ gene encoding DNA helicase RecQ, with protein sequence MKTKSADLSKELKKYFGFSKFKGQQEDIIKNLLEGRDIFVLMPTGGGKSLCYQLPALMCEGTAIVVSPLIALMKNQVDAVNGLSSNEGVAHVLNSSLNKTQTKQVFDDIRAGKTKLLYVAPESLIKEEYMEFLRDVEISFVAIDEAHCISEWGHDFRPEYRNLKTIIDKIADVPVIALTATATPKVQDDIQKTLGMSQALVFKESFNRPNLFYEVRPKVNIDREIVKFVNQYKGRSGIVYCLSRRKVEEFAQLLQVNGINALPYHAGLDQKTRVMNQDKFLMEEADIIVATIAFGMGIDKPDVRFVIHYDIPKSLESYYQETGRAGRDGGEGYCLAFYDPKDIEKLEKFLAQKPVSEREIGLQLLNEVVGYAETSMSRRQYILCYFGEAFDPVNGDGAQMCDNSVNPPQLKDATKELKLVLSLVKDLEEKFRTKDLISVLVGKENPVTKSYKLETTKHFAIGKKEDENFWKSVIRQATVQNFLQKDIETYGVLKVTEKGQNVINGKDKNAFCIAEDREYNLAQTKADSDQVQVKQSGGLDENLFSQLKELRKNVAKKQGIPPYTVFMDPSLEDMTVQYPVSIEEMGKIYGVGEGKAKKFGKEFADFIKKYVDENAIERTQDMVLKQVANKSSHKVFIIQSTDKKIDLEDIAKAKNLSMDDLLKEMERIVYQGTKLNIDYYIDENFDEDVVEEFMDFMKSSESDSMKVLLAEFGDDLSDEEVRMLRIKFISDVAN encoded by the coding sequence ATGAAAACAAAAAGTGCCGATCTCTCAAAAGAACTCAAAAAATATTTCGGCTTTTCAAAGTTTAAAGGTCAGCAGGAAGATATAATCAAAAATTTATTAGAAGGTAGAGACATTTTTGTTTTAATGCCAACAGGTGGTGGGAAATCCTTGTGTTATCAGCTTCCCGCTTTAATGTGTGAAGGAACAGCTATTGTGGTGTCTCCTTTAATTGCACTGATGAAAAATCAGGTGGATGCCGTGAACGGACTTTCTTCCAACGAAGGTGTAGCACATGTACTGAACTCTTCCTTAAATAAAACGCAAACCAAGCAGGTCTTCGACGATATACGCGCCGGTAAAACAAAATTGTTATACGTGGCACCCGAATCTTTAATTAAAGAAGAATACATGGAATTTCTACGCGACGTCGAAATTTCTTTTGTTGCGATCGACGAAGCACACTGTATTTCAGAGTGGGGGCATGATTTCCGCCCCGAGTACCGCAATCTTAAAACCATTATCGACAAAATCGCCGATGTTCCTGTTATTGCTTTAACTGCCACGGCGACGCCGAAAGTGCAGGATGATATTCAGAAAACGCTGGGAATGTCGCAGGCCCTGGTTTTTAAAGAAAGTTTTAACCGGCCCAATCTTTTTTACGAAGTTCGCCCCAAGGTTAATATCGACCGCGAGATCGTTAAATTTGTGAACCAATATAAAGGAAGATCCGGAATTGTTTATTGTTTGAGTCGCCGAAAGGTAGAAGAATTTGCGCAGCTTTTGCAGGTCAACGGCATCAACGCACTTCCGTACCATGCGGGTTTAGACCAAAAAACAAGGGTGATGAATCAGGATAAATTTCTCATGGAGGAAGCAGATATTATCGTGGCAACCATCGCTTTTGGGATGGGCATCGATAAACCCGATGTGCGCTTCGTTATTCATTACGATATTCCAAAGTCTCTGGAGAGTTATTATCAGGAAACGGGGAGAGCCGGCAGAGATGGCGGCGAAGGTTACTGTTTGGCCTTTTATGATCCAAAAGATATTGAAAAATTAGAAAAATTTTTGGCCCAAAAACCGGTTTCCGAACGGGAGATTGGCTTGCAACTCTTGAATGAAGTCGTGGGTTACGCCGAAACCTCGATGAGCCGCCGTCAGTATATTTTGTGCTATTTTGGGGAAGCTTTCGATCCTGTTAATGGTGATGGTGCACAAATGTGTGACAATTCCGTTAATCCTCCGCAGCTTAAAGATGCCACGAAAGAATTAAAACTGGTGCTAAGTCTGGTGAAGGATCTGGAGGAAAAGTTCAGGACCAAAGATTTAATTTCCGTATTGGTGGGAAAGGAAAATCCGGTAACCAAATCCTACAAACTCGAAACGACGAAACATTTTGCCATTGGAAAAAAAGAAGACGAAAATTTTTGGAAATCTGTGATCCGACAGGCGACCGTACAGAATTTTTTGCAGAAAGATATCGAAACTTACGGCGTTCTGAAAGTCACTGAAAAAGGACAGAACGTGATCAACGGGAAAGATAAAAACGCGTTTTGCATCGCTGAAGACCGCGAATATAATTTGGCCCAGACAAAAGCCGATTCCGATCAGGTTCAGGTAAAGCAAAGTGGCGGGCTGGATGAAAACTTATTCAGCCAGTTAAAAGAACTGCGAAAAAATGTGGCAAAAAAGCAGGGCATTCCACCCTACACGGTTTTTATGGATCCCAGTTTGGAAGATATGACCGTGCAATATCCAGTCAGCATTGAGGAAATGGGTAAAATTTATGGCGTGGGCGAAGGAAAAGCCAAAAAATTCGGTAAGGAATTCGCCGATTTCATCAAAAAATATGTAGACGAAAATGCCATTGAACGCACACAGGATATGGTACTGAAACAGGTGGCGAATAAATCTTCGCACAAAGTTTTTATTATTCAAAGTACCGACAAGAAGATTGATCTGGAAGATATTGCAAAAGCAAAAAATCTTTCTATGGACGATCTGCTGAAAGAAATGGAACGCATCGTTTACCAGGGGACCAAATTAAATATCGACTATTACATTGATGAAAATTTCGATGAAGACGTTGTGGAAGAATTTATGGATTTTATGAAAAGCAGCGAAAGCGACAGCATGAAAGTTCTTTTGGCGGAATTTGGCGACGATTTAAGCGATGAAGAAGTACGGATGCTGAGAATTAAATTTATTTCAGACGTTGCAAATTAA
- a CDS encoding SIS domain-containing protein — translation MNQSEILHLAKNAISIEISELEKLKDRLNENFLKSLEIIQSAKGKLIVVGIGKSAHVGNKIVATLNSTGTPSQFLHASEALHGDLGVIQKTDVVLCISNSGNSPEIVNLLPFLKDYSSALIGMTGNLNSKLAEFSTVVLDSSVEIEACPIKLAPTSSTTVQMALGDALAICLMEMNGFKEKDFAKFHPGGSLGKNLTAKVEQFLSSQKPQVTETAGIRDIIISISASSHGITVVTEKEQIIGVITDGDLRRMLMSDQDVSKVTAKDIMSKNPKSIDKLALAKEAMAILKDKNIGQLIVTEEGKYFGIIDIHRLLDEGII, via the coding sequence ATGAATCAGTCTGAAATCTTGCATTTAGCAAAAAACGCCATTTCCATCGAAATTTCCGAACTTGAAAAATTAAAGGACCGCCTCAACGAAAACTTTTTAAAATCTTTGGAAATCATTCAGTCTGCAAAGGGAAAATTGATCGTCGTCGGCATCGGGAAATCTGCGCACGTTGGCAACAAAATTGTGGCAACGCTCAACTCCACGGGAACACCGTCTCAGTTTCTTCACGCGTCAGAAGCGCTTCATGGCGATCTCGGCGTTATTCAAAAAACAGATGTCGTTTTATGCATTTCAAATTCCGGCAATTCTCCGGAAATCGTGAATCTCCTGCCTTTCCTCAAGGATTATTCTTCCGCACTCATTGGAATGACGGGAAATTTAAATTCAAAACTGGCAGAATTTTCTACCGTAGTTTTAGATTCTTCCGTCGAAATCGAAGCCTGCCCCATCAAATTAGCGCCGACAAGTTCGACCACCGTTCAGATGGCGCTGGGCGATGCGTTGGCCATTTGCCTCATGGAAATGAACGGTTTCAAAGAAAAAGATTTTGCAAAATTTCATCCGGGCGGAAGTTTAGGAAAAAACCTTACAGCAAAAGTGGAACAGTTTCTCTCTTCCCAAAAACCTCAGGTTACCGAAACAGCCGGAATCCGCGATATCATCATTTCCATCAGCGCCTCCTCCCACGGAATTACGGTGGTTACAGAAAAAGAACAGATTATCGGCGTAATTACCGATGGCGATCTGCGCCGAATGTTGATGAGCGATCAGGACGTCTCTAAAGTGACGGCAAAGGACATTATGAGCAAAAACCCAAAAAGCATCGACAAGTTGGCTTTGGCCAAAGAAGCTATGGCGATCTTAAAAGATAAAAATATCGGCCAGCTCATCGTTACGGAAGAGGGAAAATATTTTGGCATTATCGATATTCACCGCCTGCTGGACGAGGGAATAATCTAA
- the tatC gene encoding twin-arginine translocase subunit TatC, whose amino-acid sequence MGEKEEMSIWGHIGELRGHLIRAVIAIIVGGIIVGFNVNWIMDNIFFGPTRNDFFTFRVVNHYSRELIGHDSITLPGHFAVQQKKLFQQFNVMMAVSVFGGMVLAFPYIIWELWRFISPALHPKERKNSVFLINFVWILFMCGILCGYFLILPFAINFGLLFKISDSITQLFDLSDYTTLFLQVVLGMGIVFLFPVIVYFLTSIGILTPLFMRKYRRHAIVLIMIVAAIITPADVLSMIMAALPLLLLYEFSILMSAYTFKKVQKRAEMPAEKF is encoded by the coding sequence GTGGGCGAGAAAGAAGAAATGTCTATTTGGGGACACATTGGCGAGTTGAGAGGTCACTTAATCCGCGCAGTGATAGCGATTATTGTGGGCGGAATTATTGTCGGCTTTAATGTAAACTGGATCATGGACAACATATTTTTCGGTCCTACACGCAACGATTTTTTTACCTTTCGCGTTGTTAATCATTATTCCCGCGAACTAATCGGTCACGACAGCATCACACTGCCCGGGCATTTTGCCGTGCAGCAGAAAAAACTCTTTCAGCAGTTCAACGTCATGATGGCCGTTTCCGTTTTTGGCGGAATGGTGCTTGCCTTTCCCTACATCATTTGGGAATTATGGCGTTTTATTTCGCCCGCGCTCCATCCTAAAGAAAGAAAAAATTCCGTCTTTCTCATCAATTTTGTCTGGATTCTTTTCATGTGCGGAATCTTATGCGGTTACTTTCTAATTTTACCCTTCGCCATCAACTTTGGCTTACTTTTCAAAATATCCGATTCTATTACGCAGCTCTTTGATCTCAGCGACTACACGACATTATTTTTGCAGGTGGTTTTGGGGATGGGCATCGTTTTTCTTTTTCCGGTTATCGTTTATTTCCTTACATCCATCGGAATTTTAACGCCGTTGTTTATGCGCAAGTACCGTCGTCACGCCATTGTTTTAATTATGATTGTCGCCGCGATTATTACGCCTGCCGACGTATTGAGCATGATTATGGCTGCGCTGCCGTTGCTTTTGCTTTATGAATTCAGTATTTTGATGAGTGCGTATACCTTCAAAAAAGTTCAGAAACGAGCAGAAATGCCAGCGGAAAAATTCTAA
- a CDS encoding SRPBCC domain-containing protein, with protein MHENVTVTKRINAPVEKVWKALTDKAQMKEWYFDISDFDLGVHREFNFYEPGTEKKYHHHGEILEIVPNEKLKHTWTYPEFTKEKSIVKWELEKDGEGAMVTLTHKGLENFNHLGPDFQKESFENGWNDILGRSLKDYMEK; from the coding sequence ATGCATGAAAACGTAACTGTTACAAAACGAATTAATGCGCCCGTGGAAAAGGTTTGGAAAGCCTTAACGGACAAAGCGCAGATGAAGGAATGGTATTTCGATATTTCGGATTTTGACCTGGGCGTCCATCGGGAATTTAATTTTTATGAACCCGGAACGGAGAAAAAATACCACCATCACGGTGAAATTTTAGAAATTGTGCCGAATGAAAAGTTGAAACATACCTGGACTTATCCGGAATTTACGAAAGAGAAATCAATTGTTAAATGGGAACTGGAAAAAGACGGTGAGGGAGCGATGGTGACGTTAACGCACAAAGGTTTGGAAAATTTCAACCATTTAGGACCTGATTTCCAAAAGGAAAGTTTCGAAAATGGCTGGAATGATATTTTAGGAAGAAGCCTAAAAGACTATATGGAAAAGTAA